One genomic segment of Calditrichota bacterium includes these proteins:
- a CDS encoding Gfo/Idh/MocA family oxidoreductase, with product MNSGKNLTFAIVGAGAVASHHLSALSQVPGAEIRSIVRRNAEKAREMAGKFHVNWTTRIEDVLEDPEIDVIDITLPSGLHADVGILAAQAGKHVVVEKPIDITLEKADALIEACEKQGVTLAVISQNRFTDDMLKLSDILKAGQLGQLIEGDAFVKWYRPQSYYDSGVWRGTWALDGGGAFMNQGIHFVDLLLSVMGPVATVSARTKTVAHRIEVEDLGVAMLEFKNGALGVIQASTAMYPGLPARLDIHGTRGTAIFEGNSLSFLHVEGLAPFLKERVDKGGAAAPMAISVTPFVREFEDIVSAIRDHRQPKVNGQEARRALQLVLAIYESSRTGKLIRL from the coding sequence ATGAATTCCGGTAAAAACCTGACGTTTGCAATTGTGGGGGCTGGGGCTGTAGCCTCCCATCACCTGTCGGCGTTGTCGCAGGTACCCGGTGCAGAGATTCGTTCGATTGTTCGACGAAATGCGGAAAAAGCCCGGGAGATGGCCGGGAAATTTCATGTGAATTGGACGACCCGCATTGAGGATGTTTTAGAGGATCCCGAAATTGATGTAATCGACATTACCCTTCCCTCGGGGCTTCATGCTGACGTGGGTATTCTGGCGGCACAGGCGGGAAAACACGTGGTGGTGGAAAAACCCATTGACATCACCCTTGAAAAGGCGGATGCTCTGATTGAAGCCTGCGAAAAACAGGGTGTGACGCTGGCCGTCATCAGCCAGAATCGCTTTACGGACGATATGTTGAAACTCAGCGACATCCTGAAAGCGGGGCAACTGGGTCAATTGATTGAGGGAGACGCATTCGTTAAATGGTACCGCCCGCAATCGTATTACGACAGCGGGGTCTGGCGGGGAACCTGGGCTCTGGACGGCGGCGGGGCGTTTATGAATCAGGGAATTCATTTTGTAGATCTGCTTCTGTCCGTGATGGGGCCGGTGGCAACGGTATCGGCCAGAACAAAAACGGTGGCGCACCGGATCGAGGTGGAAGACCTGGGTGTGGCCATGTTGGAATTTAAAAACGGTGCGCTGGGCGTCATTCAGGCCTCCACGGCGATGTACCCGGGGCTTCCTGCGCGGCTGGATATCCACGGCACCCGTGGGACGGCCATTTTTGAAGGAAATTCCCTTTCCTTTCTGCACGTTGAAGGTCTGGCTCCGTTTTTGAAAGAGCGCGTGGATAAAGGCGGAGCAGCCGCTCCAATGGCGATTTCGGTAACGCCTTTCGTACGGGAATTTGAAGATATTGTTTCTGCAATTCGGGATCATCGTCAACCAAAGGTGAACGGACAGGAAGCCCGGCGGGCGCTTCAGCTTGTTCTGGCAATTTACGAATCTTCACGCACCGGAAAGCTCATTCGATTGTGA
- a CDS encoding DUF5009 domain-containing protein, with amino-acid sequence MKENDALQETVPTIEPVKDRVLSVDVLRGFDMFWIVGGASFFHALFRLFGGKIEQWFDPQLHHSKWVGFHFYDLIFPLFVFIVGMSVVFSLEKIMMTKGKKAAYKRLIRRFVLLYLLGIIYYGGMNHGFQNIRLMGVLQRLALTYFFTGMLFIHFRLKGLIIAFLSLLIGYWAWLSFVPVPGLGRVSFAEGQNWANWVDLHFLPLRKWNGTWDPEGLLSTLPAIASCILGVFASLLLRNKSLEPTKKAAYFIGGGLVAVGLGFLWGLQFPVIKKIWTSSYVLVAGGYSLMLLGILYVVLDIWKMQKWSLFLVWIGMNPITIYMGENFLNFDDLAKRFVGGEFQTILGQGVGHLLVATVSLLLTLAVVRFLFKKQIFIRI; translated from the coding sequence ATGAAAGAAAATGATGCCCTTCAGGAAACGGTGCCAACCATCGAACCCGTAAAGGACCGTGTGCTGTCGGTGGATGTTTTACGCGGCTTTGATATGTTCTGGATTGTTGGAGGGGCCTCTTTTTTCCACGCCTTGTTTCGGCTTTTTGGCGGCAAAATTGAGCAGTGGTTCGATCCTCAACTTCATCACAGTAAATGGGTCGGGTTTCATTTCTACGATTTGATTTTCCCGCTTTTTGTTTTTATTGTGGGAATGTCAGTGGTTTTTTCGCTCGAAAAAATAATGATGACCAAGGGGAAGAAGGCGGCTTACAAACGCCTTATTCGCCGCTTTGTGCTTCTGTATCTTTTGGGGATTATTTATTACGGGGGGATGAATCATGGTTTTCAGAATATTCGTCTGATGGGTGTCTTGCAGCGTCTGGCCCTGACCTACTTTTTTACCGGCATGCTGTTCATTCATTTTCGATTAAAGGGGTTGATTATTGCATTTTTATCCCTGCTGATCGGATACTGGGCGTGGCTGTCGTTTGTTCCTGTTCCGGGATTGGGCAGGGTTTCTTTTGCCGAAGGTCAAAACTGGGCAAATTGGGTGGACCTGCATTTTCTTCCGCTTCGAAAGTGGAACGGCACCTGGGACCCTGAAGGACTGCTGAGCACACTGCCTGCCATTGCAAGTTGTATTTTGGGCGTTTTTGCGTCTCTTCTTTTGCGGAACAAGTCACTTGAACCGACGAAAAAGGCTGCCTATTTTATCGGGGGCGGCCTTGTTGCAGTTGGTTTAGGTTTTCTCTGGGGACTGCAGTTTCCAGTGATCAAAAAAATCTGGACGTCTTCCTACGTGTTGGTGGCCGGCGGGTACAGCCTGATGCTTCTCGGAATTTTATATGTCGTTCTGGATATCTGGAAAATGCAAAAATGGTCGCTCTTTCTGGTCTGGATCGGCATGAATCCGATTACAATTTACATGGGAGAAAATTTTCTCAATTTCGATGATTTGGCGAAGCGTTTTGTCGGCGGTGAATTCCAGACGATTTTGGGTCAAGGCGTCGGCCATTTGCTTGTGGCCACCGTATCGCTTTTGCTTACGCTGGCCGTGGTTCGATTCCTTTTCAAGAAGCAAATCTTTATTCGTATTTAG
- a CDS encoding exo-alpha-sialidase — translation MPKSLKEKNHAVILEEFVFQNPPTPACHASTIAEAPEGLVAAWFGGREEGAPDVDIWVSRKAGNRWSRPVDAASGKAADGNRYPCWNPVLFQVPGGELLLFYKVGPNPREWWGMLKKSSDGGRTWGPAKRLPEGILGPVKDKPLLLPDGRLLCGSSEELGGWRVHMEWTPDFGKTWQRTPDLNDPKKVMAIQPTLLRYTAGRLQILCRTKSKRIYQSWSNDQGKTWSPLAPTDVPNPSSGIDAVTLKDGRQLLVYNPTVRNRVPLSVAISRDGEHWQRVFDLEPVTDPKKANREEYSYPAVIQTSDGLVHVTYTWNRVKIKHVVIDPEKISE, via the coding sequence ATGCCGAAATCGTTGAAGGAAAAAAATCATGCTGTTATTTTGGAAGAATTTGTTTTTCAGAATCCACCGACTCCGGCGTGCCACGCCTCTACCATTGCCGAAGCGCCGGAAGGGCTGGTGGCAGCCTGGTTTGGGGGCAGGGAAGAAGGCGCTCCGGATGTGGACATCTGGGTGAGCCGCAAAGCCGGAAATCGGTGGTCCCGGCCGGTGGATGCGGCATCCGGCAAAGCCGCAGACGGAAATCGGTATCCCTGCTGGAATCCGGTCCTGTTTCAGGTTCCGGGCGGGGAGTTGCTGCTCTTTTACAAGGTAGGACCGAATCCCCGGGAATGGTGGGGAATGCTGAAAAAATCGTCGGACGGCGGTAGAACGTGGGGTCCTGCCAAACGGCTGCCGGAAGGCATTTTGGGTCCTGTCAAGGACAAGCCGCTGCTTTTGCCCGATGGGCGGCTCCTGTGCGGAAGCAGCGAGGAATTGGGCGGCTGGCGGGTACACATGGAGTGGACGCCCGATTTTGGAAAAACCTGGCAGCGAACACCTGACTTGAATGATCCTAAAAAAGTAATGGCCATCCAACCCACCCTTCTCCGGTACACAGCCGGCCGTTTACAAATCCTTTGCCGGACGAAGAGCAAGCGCATTTACCAGAGCTGGTCAAATGACCAGGGCAAAACCTGGAGCCCGCTCGCGCCCACGGATGTGCCCAATCCCAGTTCCGGGATCGATGCGGTTACCCTGAAAGACGGCCGGCAGCTTCTGGTGTACAATCCCACGGTGAGGAATCGCGTGCCCTTGTCCGTGGCCATTTCCAGGGACGGCGAGCATTGGCAGCGGGTTTTTGACCTGGAGCCGGTAACCGATCCCAAAAAGGCAAATCGGGAAGAGTATTCCTACCCGGCCGTCATTCAGACCTCCGACGGTCTGGTACACGTTACCTACACCTGGAATCGTGTGAAGATCAAACACGTGGTCATCGATCCGGAAAAAATCAGCGAATGA
- a CDS encoding sodium/solute symporter (Members of the Solute:Sodium Symporter (SSS), TC 2.A.21 as described in tcdb.org, catalyze solute:Na+ symport. Known solutes for members of the family include sugars, amino acids, nucleosides, inositols, vitamins, urea or anions, depending on the system.): MNEPFAFRMGDVVAIVVYFILLIIVGIWTTKKIKATDDFFVGGRSMPGWAVGLSLLGTAISSITFLAYPGSAFAGNWSRLVPGFMLPIAAVVGIIFFVDFYRRSGFVSAYEYFEKRFGGWGRSYASFVYLVSALFRVGSVLFLMSLPIRVLTGWSLTFTIVLVGVLVTVYTLLGGLEAVIWTDVLQTIFLVLGGIVTLTVVFLEVKGGIPAVLHIASEAGKFKITTSWNWDLTRDTFWMFALTGIIGNIQEFSVDQVKIQRYEAPSSSREAKKAVWMVGLGCIPIWALFMFIGTSIWVFYHEFPGLLPAGLRPDEVYPHFILTQLPVGVGGFVVAAVMAAAMSTIDSGLNAGATVFTLDWYKKFFVKGKDDKHYLFTARMVTLILGILGILIAYWLTLLNMKTFLDLGFFLASVLSAGLGGFFLLGFFFKRTNRQGAIIGVAVGVLVILWLTVSNLATFKVTDQALLDLNSKGLPTEVLQNLEKLKGKEIRGEGQFVNKLEDTIGKHQADLYKTLILRTALQSSVLPYSLNSSVHPFIINVFGNLTVLLVGFLASLFWPAPTEESLKRATWWTRNA, encoded by the coding sequence ATGAATGAGCCATTTGCCTTTCGGATGGGAGATGTTGTTGCAATTGTGGTCTATTTTATCTTGTTGATTATCGTGGGAATCTGGACGACCAAAAAAATCAAGGCAACGGACGACTTTTTTGTAGGCGGCCGCTCCATGCCCGGCTGGGCCGTTGGATTGTCTCTTCTGGGAACGGCCATCAGTTCCATTACCTTTTTGGCTTACCCGGGTTCTGCCTTTGCGGGAAACTGGAGCCGTCTGGTTCCCGGATTTATGCTTCCCATCGCGGCTGTGGTTGGAATCATTTTCTTTGTGGATTTTTACCGCCGCAGCGGATTTGTAAGCGCGTACGAATATTTCGAAAAACGATTTGGAGGCTGGGGCCGAAGCTATGCCAGTTTTGTCTATCTGGTTTCTGCTCTCTTTCGGGTGGGATCCGTTCTCTTTTTGATGTCTCTGCCCATCCGGGTGCTTACCGGCTGGAGCCTGACGTTTACCATCGTTTTGGTCGGTGTACTGGTGACGGTTTACACGCTCCTGGGCGGTCTGGAGGCTGTGATCTGGACGGACGTGTTGCAGACGATTTTTCTGGTCCTCGGGGGAATTGTCACGTTGACGGTCGTATTTCTGGAGGTTAAAGGCGGCATTCCGGCGGTTTTGCATATTGCCTCGGAGGCGGGGAAGTTCAAAATCACCACGTCCTGGAACTGGGATCTTACCCGCGACACCTTCTGGATGTTTGCACTGACCGGGATCATCGGTAACATTCAGGAGTTTTCGGTGGATCAGGTGAAAATTCAGCGCTACGAGGCGCCCTCCTCCAGCCGGGAGGCCAAAAAGGCGGTCTGGATGGTCGGCCTGGGCTGCATCCCGATTTGGGCGCTCTTTATGTTCATCGGAACGAGCATCTGGGTGTTTTATCACGAATTTCCCGGCCTCTTGCCCGCAGGTCTTCGCCCGGATGAGGTCTACCCCCATTTTATCCTGACCCAGCTGCCGGTGGGTGTGGGTGGATTTGTTGTGGCCGCCGTCATGGCTGCAGCCATGTCCACCATTGATTCAGGATTAAATGCCGGCGCCACCGTTTTTACACTGGACTGGTACAAAAAATTCTTTGTAAAGGGAAAAGATGATAAACACTATCTGTTCACCGCCCGGATGGTGACCCTGATTCTCGGCATTCTGGGCATTCTTATTGCCTATTGGTTAACCCTTTTGAATATGAAAACCTTTCTGGATCTGGGATTTTTCCTGGCGTCGGTTCTATCAGCCGGATTGGGTGGGTTTTTCCTGCTGGGGTTTTTCTTCAAGCGAACCAATCGGCAGGGAGCCATTATAGGGGTTGCTGTCGGCGTGCTGGTTATCCTTTGGCTGACGGTAAGCAATCTGGCCACCTTTAAGGTGACGGATCAGGCCCTTCTGGACTTGAATTCGAAAGGATTACCGACAGAGGTTCTTCAAAATCTGGAAAAACTCAAGGGCAAGGAAATTCGGGGAGAAGGCCAATTTGTAAACAAGTTAGAGGATACAATTGGCAAACATCAGGCTGATTTGTACAAGACCCTGATTTTAAGAACGGCCCTTCAGTCAAGTGTATTACCCTATTCCCTGAACAGTTCCGTTCATCCCTTTATTATCAATGTGTTTGGAAATCTGACGGTTTTGCTGGTGGGATTTCTGGCCAGTCTTTTCTGGCCGGCTCCCACGGAAGAGAGTTTGAAACGAGCCACCTGGTGGACACGAAATGCGTAA